A genomic segment from Blastococcus sp. PRF04-17 encodes:
- a CDS encoding 2'-5' RNA ligase family protein has translation MNDDTFVARRPSPPETTVLGIVVSIPEPWAQLLVDWRSKVGDPQASLVPPHVTLLPPTEVAVSERPAITAHLAEVARCHAPFTMHLSGTGTFAPVADVVFVAVARGIGNCELIANDVRRGPLARSLAFPYHPHVTVAHDVPADMLDLAYSGLADLSAEFPVTSFTEFEQTASGAWAVAREYPLTG, from the coding sequence GTGAACGACGACACGTTCGTCGCCCGCCGCCCCTCCCCACCCGAGACGACGGTGCTGGGCATCGTCGTCTCCATCCCGGAGCCGTGGGCCCAGCTGCTGGTCGACTGGCGGTCGAAGGTCGGTGACCCGCAGGCGAGCCTCGTCCCGCCGCACGTGACGCTGCTACCGCCCACCGAGGTGGCGGTCTCCGAGCGACCGGCGATCACCGCACACCTGGCCGAGGTCGCCCGCTGCCACGCGCCGTTCACCATGCACCTGTCCGGCACGGGCACCTTCGCACCCGTCGCCGACGTGGTCTTCGTCGCGGTCGCCCGGGGCATCGGCAACTGCGAGCTGATCGCCAACGACGTCCGCCGGGGCCCGCTCGCCCGATCGCTGGCCTTCCCGTACCACCCGCACGTGACCGTCGCCCACGACGTCCCGGCGGACATGCTCGACCTGGCGTACAGCGGCCTGGCCGATCTCTCAGCGGAGTTCCCGGTCACCTCGTTCACCGAGTTCGAGCAGACGGCGAGCGGCGCCTGGGCGGTCGCCCGGGAGTACCCCCTGACCGGGTGA